One genomic region from Candidatus Woesearchaeota archaeon encodes:
- a CDS encoding 4Fe-4S dicluster domain-containing protein — MYTQNKDGYILPKKDLNKLFKVLEKYGDIIAPKKDQNWLRFENVKDIKEVEFEGIFWYSAKKFVFPAKQVLFEYNGIKIMKPRINEKRVLFGLRLCDLNSFFVNDKLFLEQKPANENYKKLREHITLVGLWCDETQDKYCFCDSLNLKDYYDVCLFEKGSNYHIKTNSKKGEEILSKLKLKTEEYSKGLPRCENRLDSTNISELFEMNNIWRKGSDDCLSCGDCTTLCPTCLCFDVEDESNLDLKSGVRVAKWDSCMYKDFTGVAGGHIFRNERVDRFKHRFFHKLDYFPKKFGELMCTGCGRCIRGCPNKIDWIELVNEANQTRGENK, encoded by the coding sequence ATGTACACACAAAATAAAGATGGATATATCCTACCAAAAAAAGACTTAAACAAACTGTTTAAAGTTCTTGAAAAATATGGTGATATCATTGCTCCAAAAAAAGATCAGAACTGGTTAAGGTTTGAAAATGTTAAGGATATAAAAGAAGTTGAATTTGAAGGAATTTTTTGGTATTCTGCTAAAAAATTCGTATTCCCAGCAAAGCAAGTTTTATTCGAATACAATGGCATAAAAATTATGAAGCCAAGAATAAATGAAAAAAGAGTTTTATTTGGATTAAGACTTTGCGACTTAAATTCGTTTTTTGTAAATGATAAACTATTTCTAGAACAAAAACCAGCAAATGAAAATTACAAAAAATTAAGAGAACATATAACTCTTGTAGGATTATGGTGTGACGAAACTCAAGATAAATATTGTTTCTGTGATTCTCTAAATTTAAAAGATTATTATGATGTATGTCTATTTGAAAAGGGAAGTAATTATCATATAAAAACTAATTCTAAAAAAGGTGAAGAAATCCTATCTAAGCTAAAATTAAAAACAGAAGAATATTCAAAAGGTCTTCCTAGATGTGAAAATAGATTAGATTCAACAAATATTTCTGAATTATTTGAGATGAATAATATTTGGAGAAAGGGAAGTGATGATTGTTTAAGTTGTGGTGATTGTACAACACTTTGTCCTACTTGTTTATGTTTTGATGTAGAAGATGAGTCTAATTTAGATCTAAAATCTGGAGTCAGAGTAGCAAAATGGGATTCATGTATGTATAAGGATTTCACAGGAGTTGCAGGTGGACATATTTTCAGAAATGAAAGAGTAGACAGATTCAAACATAGATTTTTTCATAAATTAGATTATTTTCCAAAAAAATTTGGGGAGCTTATGTGTACTGGATGTGGAAGATGTATTAGGGGATGTCCAAATAAAATTGATTGGATTGAATTAGTAAATGAAGCAAATCAAACTAGAGGTGAAAACAAATGA
- a CDS encoding urease accessory protein UreH, translating to MEFFLFLGIGFLIGIKHAFDADHIVAVNTLLASSKSIFNSLKLGIIWGVGHTITLFFVGFLVLILNITLPQTLALFLEFCVGIMLIILGLGSFHKKLELGLKSIDTNKKSLGIGMIHGLAGSAALILLILTSIQNNLEGLIYILIFGFGSMIGMFCVSLVLYFLFNKISSNNWTPKIAGILSILVGIILIYEVGIIEGLFIL from the coding sequence ATGGAATTTTTTTTATTTTTAGGAATAGGATTTCTTATCGGAATAAAACACGCTTTTGATGCAGATCATATAGTCGCAGTAAATACATTACTTGCAAGTTCGAAAAGTATTTTTAATTCGTTAAAACTTGGAATAATTTGGGGAGTAGGACACACTATAACCTTATTTTTTGTAGGATTTTTAGTTTTAATCTTAAATATTACTCTTCCACAAACTCTAGCATTGTTTTTAGAATTTTGTGTTGGTATTATGTTAATAATTTTAGGACTTGGTTCATTTCATAAAAAATTAGAATTAGGACTAAAATCAATTGATACAAATAAAAAATCTTTAGGAATTGGAATGATTCATGGTCTTGCAGGAAGTGCAGCTTTAATACTTTTAATTTTGACATCCATTCAAAATAATTTAGAAGGTTTAATTTATATCTTGATCTTTGGATTTGGTTCAATGATAGGAATGTTTTGTGTAAGTTTAGTTCTATACTTTCTATTTAATAAAATTTCAAGTAATAATTGGACTCCAAAAATTGCTGGAATTTTAAGTATTTTAGTAGGTATTATTTTAATTTACGAAGTAGGAATTATAGAAGGTTTATTTATATTATAA
- the hypF gene encoding carbamoyltransferase HypF, whose amino-acid sequence MYRIRVFGIVQGVGFRPFIYNEAIKNNIKGTVQNTGDGVEIICNNKESILRILKTPPKLSKIEKIKIEEVLNLPDFKDFKILESETSNSYSPIPADLNLCSDCIKEMFEVNNQRYKYFFISCINCGPRYSIIKSTPYDRKKTTLDFFNICKFCNEEFKDPTNRRFHAQTIACPDCGPQLSLYKNGIKIEGSCPIEEVAKLINKNEVVAIKGIGGFHLACSIEDEAILRLKKITQRFHKPFALMVKNVAMIEGYAKISKNGLELLQSKERPIVLLEKKDSNILKEISELSSLGFMLPYSGVHYLLFEHLDSPIVLTSSNLPSFPITTKKEEQFTDYVLDYNRDISNSVDDSIIKVIGNEKLIIRRSRGFAPNEIEIPKNYLNFSEDILSVGAELKNTFCIKKNDKLILSEHIGNTYNLENFENFKSRIFKLMEFTKSTPKIILRDSNVNFNTSQFAEEFSKEKNIELFNIQHHIAHGFSVALEHDLKDFLAIVCDGLGLGEDGTAWGGEVFHNDKRIGHLEYQSLVGGEIANKEPRRILVGILAKFMKLNEIEKILGESLEIKTYFEQKKQNFNCVETSSVGRILDCVSVLLGFSDKNYYEGRGAMLLESNSSSKIKLFFEPIIEKENNLFILKTTPLFEFIKNNLDKISREELARFAQIYIAKGLFEIAKKYDEKLPVVFSGGVAYNEIITSFMIKNKVLLNKDIPCGDGGISAGQIAYFLWKEKNKN is encoded by the coding sequence TTGTATAGAATTAGAGTTTTTGGGATTGTGCAAGGTGTAGGATTTAGACCTTTTATTTATAATGAAGCTATAAAAAACAATATAAAAGGAACAGTTCAAAACACTGGAGATGGTGTTGAAATTATTTGTAATAATAAAGAATCAATATTAAGGATTTTGAAAACACCTCCAAAGCTTTCAAAAATTGAAAAAATAAAAATTGAAGAAGTTTTAAATTTGCCTGATTTTAAAGATTTTAAAATACTTGAAAGTGAAACTAGTAATTCTTACTCTCCAATTCCTGCTGATTTAAATTTATGTTCAGATTGCATTAAAGAAATGTTTGAAGTGAATAATCAAAGGTATAAATATTTTTTCATTTCATGTATTAATTGTGGACCGAGATATTCTATAATAAAATCAACACCATATGACAGGAAGAAAACTACTCTAGATTTTTTTAATATTTGTAAGTTTTGTAATGAAGAATTTAAAGACCCTACAAATAGAAGATTCCATGCACAAACAATTGCATGTCCTGATTGTGGACCTCAACTTTCTTTGTACAAAAATGGAATTAAGATTGAAGGTAGTTGCCCAATAGAAGAAGTAGCTAAATTAATTAATAAAAATGAAGTTGTTGCTATTAAAGGAATAGGAGGATTTCACCTTGCTTGCTCAATTGAAGATGAAGCAATTTTAAGATTGAAGAAAATAACTCAAAGATTCCATAAGCCTTTTGCACTTATGGTAAAAAATGTTGCAATGATTGAGGGGTATGCAAAAATTAGTAAAAATGGACTTGAGCTTTTACAATCAAAAGAGAGGCCAATTGTTCTTCTTGAAAAGAAAGACTCAAATATTCTAAAAGAGATAAGTGAATTATCTAGTCTAGGTTTTATGCTACCTTATTCAGGAGTTCATTATTTATTATTTGAACATCTTGATTCTCCTATTGTTTTAACATCATCTAATTTGCCATCTTTCCCAATTACCACTAAAAAAGAAGAGCAATTTACAGATTATGTCTTAGATTATAATCGAGATATTTCAAATAGTGTTGATGACTCAATTATTAAAGTAATTGGAAATGAAAAACTGATAATAAGGAGAAGTAGAGGATTTGCACCAAATGAGATTGAAATTCCTAAGAACTATCTAAATTTTTCAGAAGATATTTTAAGTGTGGGAGCTGAACTGAAGAATACTTTTTGTATTAAAAAAAATGATAAATTAATTCTCTCAGAACATATTGGAAATACTTATAATTTGGAAAATTTTGAAAACTTCAAATCTAGAATTTTTAAGTTAATGGAATTTACAAAGTCCACCCCAAAAATAATTTTGAGAGACTCAAATGTAAACTTTAATACTTCACAATTTGCAGAAGAATTTTCAAAAGAGAAAAATATTGAACTATTCAATATTCAGCACCATATTGCTCATGGTTTTTCTGTTGCACTTGAACATGATTTGAAAGATTTTTTAGCTATTGTTTGTGATGGTTTAGGGCTTGGAGAGGATGGGACTGCTTGGGGAGGAGAAGTATTTCATAATGATAAAAGAATTGGACATTTAGAATATCAAAGTTTGGTTGGTGGCGAGATAGCAAATAAAGAACCTAGGAGAATCTTAGTTGGGATTTTAGCTAAATTTATGAAACTTAATGAGATTGAAAAAATATTAGGTGAGAGTTTAGAAATTAAAACTTATTTTGAACAAAAAAAACAAAATTTTAATTGTGTTGAAACTTCAAGTGTTGGAAGAATCCTAGATTGTGTTTCTGTTCTTTTAGGATTCTCAGATAAGAACTATTATGAAGGTCGAGGCGCTATGCTTCTTGAGTCAAATTCTAGTTCAAAAATTAAATTATTTTTTGAACCAATTATTGAAAAAGAAAATAATTTATTTATTTTGAAAACTACTCCACTATTTGAATTCATCAAAAATAATCTTGATAAAATATCAAGAGAAGAACTTGCTCGTTTCGCGCAGATTTATATTGCAAAAGGATTATTTGAGATTGCGAAAAAATATGATGAAAAATTGCCAGTAGTTTTTAGTGGAGGGGTTGCATATAATGAAATAATAACCTCATTTATGATTAAGAATAAAGTATTGTTAAATAAAGATATTCCTTGTGGTGATGGAGGAATTAGCGCAGGACAAATTGCATACTTTTTATGGAAAGAGAAAAATAAAAATTAA